In Belonocnema kinseyi isolate 2016_QV_RU_SX_M_011 chromosome 4, B_treatae_v1, whole genome shotgun sequence, a single window of DNA contains:
- the LOC117171543 gene encoding uncharacterized protein LOC117171543 produces the protein MVLTEKVFRGRKATNLVQLDSSSYKTDYLLIPKEEEERFCKSYTPPTQRILPRTMEFPPLLKEILMRQMKADGKPVTEPRLSVKYNLTNNLQLSRIAKKGETPDFEIKIGLGTPASPNLYKNIKQ, from the coding sequence ATGGTTCTTACGGAAAAAGTCTTCCGTGGAAGAAAAGCAACTAATCTGGTGCAATTGGACTCCTCAAGTTACAAAACCGATTATTTATTGATCCCAAAAGAGGAGGAAGAGCGTTTTTGTAAGTCTTACACGCCACCTACGCAAAGAATTCTGCCGAGGACCATGGAATTTCCGCCTcttttgaaggaaattttaatGCGGCAAATGAAAGCGGACGGAAAACCGGTCACGGAACCGCGGCTGAGTGTTAAATACAATTTAACGAACAATCTGCAATTGTCGAGGATTGCCAAAAAAGGAGAGACTcctgactttgaaattaaaattggccTTGGAACCCCGGCTAGTCCTAAtctctacaaaaatattaaacaataa